From the genome of Tolypothrix sp. NIES-4075:
AACACCAAAATTCTCAGCGCCGCACTTTTTATATCATTTCACTTCAGGCTAACAACATTTAAATTTTTTAACTTATTTCTGATAAAAATTTCACAATTTAAGGCGTGATTAATTGACGATATCGCGCCTGTATCACCATATAAATACCATAAGCTACCAAGCCTAAGGCTACAATACCCAAAAGCCAGGGTCCGTATGGTTGTTGCGCTAGCGTTTGTAACGCCTCATCTAAACCTCCCGCTGCACTAGCGTCAGACTGCCTTGCGGCACTAATTAAAAACCAACCGATAATGCAGAATACTATACCCCGTGCCGCTAAACCAAATCTGCAAATTGCCATTACCCACTGGCGTTCTTTATTGCTTAACTCAGTTAAATTAAGTTCTTTACGAAATTTGCCGCTAAAAGCTATATAAAACTGATAAAAACCTAAACCGATTACAAATGCTCCCGCAGTTCCAACTAACCATTGACCAAAGGGTTGAGAAAGTAAACGCCCTGTCCAATCTTCGGTGGAATTACTATTACCACCACTGCCCGAACCGAGGATGATTTTTACAGCGGTTAAAGCTAATGAAGCATAAATCAAACCATTAGCTGCGTAACCAATTCGCTGTGCCAAACCTTTGGCATCAGTGCCTTTGTTTTCTGGGTCTTTAATTGCCTGTACAAAACGCCAAATTACAAATCCAATCAAGCCGATCGCAACTAACAAAAGCAAAAATTTACCGAATGGCTGATTGACAATTGTCTGGAGAGCGCCTTTAGTATCAGTTGTTCTACCACCTGTGCCAAAAGCTGTCTGCGCTGCTAGTAGCCCAACAGTACCGTAAACTACTCCTTTTGATGCATAGCCAAATCGCGCCAGTCGCTCGACCCACATTGAAGTATGGTGTGTCAGCTGTTGTGTCATGGTAGTTGAGGAGAATTGTGTTTATGTTTTTAGCAAGTTCTACCTATAATTTGCATCTATCTTTGGGCGAATTTTATCATGCTAATCCTAAAATCTTCCTTTAATAATACTGTCTTTAAATAGAGGTGATAACACAGAATACAAAACTATCATTCAAACATCTGTTACATTATCAGCCTGTATTTTCCTTCACCTCAATTAATTATGTCTTTTATCAAAGATTCTTTGCAGCACGAATACATCACGACTAACGGAATTAAACTGCATTACGTCACTCAGGGGGAAGGTCCTTTGATGTTAATGTTGCATGGATTTCCGGAATTTTGGTATTCTTGGCGGCATCAAATACCTGAATTTGCTGCATATTATAAAGTCGTTGCTCTTGATTTGCGCGGCTACAATGATAGCGACAAACCAAAAGAGCAATCAGCTTATGTGATGGATGAATTTGTCAAAGATATCAAAGGAGTAATTCAAGGATTGGGATATGAAAAGTGTGTTTTAGTCGGACATGATTGGGGAGGAGCGATCGCCTGGAATTTCGCTTACGATTATCCGGCAATGGTTGAGCGATTAATAATACTTAATCTGCCTCACCCCGCCAAGTTTGCCCAAGGTTTCCGCACTCCTCAACAGTTGCTACGTAGTTCTTATGTCTTCTTTTTCCAATTGCCTTTAATACCGGAATTATTAATTCAAAGCGGAGATTATCAACTAGTTGAAATGGCTTTTAAAGCTATGGCAATTAATAAAAGTGCTTTCACCAAAGCTGATATCGACGCTTATAAAAACGCCGCAGGCAAACGCGGTGCTTTAACTCCAATGTTAAACTATTACCGCAACGTTTTTCAGCAAAGATTAACAGAACCAAATTGGGGTATTTTAGAAGTACCAACTTTAATGATTTGGGGAGAAAAAGATATAGCGCTGGGTAAGGAACTAACTTACGGAACAGAAGCTTATGTGAGAGACTTTCAAATCAAATATATTCCTAATTGTAGTCATTGGGTGCAGCAAGAGCAGCCTGAGTTAGTTAATCAGTATATGCGAGATTTTTTGTATATAAAATAACGAATAAACTGATAATTTCTTTTGGGAGAAGAGAATTCTCTTCTCTCTACCTAATTTTATTGATACTATAAACTAAATCAAGAAACTGCCTATTTACTTAGGAATAAATACTCATGAGTATTGACAATCAATTATGTCGAATAATTTATAATCTTAAAAATATTTAACAAAAGAAATTTATTGAGGTTAGCTAATCATCCGGAACTGAAAAAGCAACAGTATTTATCAAAATTTTATCTATTGAATCTATAGCATTTCAGTATCATTACAAAAGCCGAGATATATCACAAATTAATTGTGTAGTCAATCTGTATCCTTAAGGAATTTAGTGAGATAATAGAAATCGTGAGGAACAGAACGGATGCAACTGATGTTGCAAAGAGGAAGAATTATGAAACTTAAGCTATTAGCAGCTTTAATCTTGGCAACTCCCCTATTTTTTGCGAATGTAGTTAACGCTAAAAATCCGCAGGATTTACAAAAACTGCTTACAACTGGGGAATGTGTTAAGTGCAATCTATCAGGAGCCAACCTCAGTGGTGCTCATTTAATTGGTGCTGACTTGAGAGAAGCAAATCTTGAAGGAGCCAACCTCAAAGGTGCAAATCTTGAAGGGGCTGATTTAACTAGTGCCAATTTGGGTGGTGCTAACTTAAGTTCGGCTTATCTCACCAATGTCAATTTTAAGCAAGCTAATCTGAATGCAGCAAATTTGACTAAGGCGACAATCCATGATTCTAATGTGTATCAAGCATCAATGAACGATCTAAATATCGCTGATGCTGACATATTTTATACAGGCATCGGTATCGGGGGCGAAGATGCACAGATTCCCGATTGGCGCTAAGTTGAATTTGGCTGGCATTTCAAAATAAAATACAGGCTGGCGGTTTTTAGGGGTAGAGACGTTCCACCGGAACGTCTCTACTTGCTGTTTGCAAGCATTATCCTTAAAGCCGCCTGTTTTTTTGGCTGTGATTGGTGCGAAAAATGTATCAGGGATATATTCACAGTTGGGAGCGCAAAACATATCCTAAGTAGCGATAATTCATGAATTATCGCACTCGTAAATTAAGGTACTGACAAGGTTTTTTGCCTAAGTCCTAATGTTTATTCAAAGATTGAGTCGAATAGACTTAGGTTTTGAAAGCGCTGGAAATACTACGTAATAGTAAAAAAGTCAAGATGTGCAGGGAGAAAAATTTTTCTGATGCCTGAATCTTAATACTAATGAGTTAATTGACGATCGCAGCGACGACTGGCTTTAATATCGTGTAAAATCGGCGTTTAGACTTGTATAAGTAAGAGGTGGACTGATTTTCGCATGATTTGTACTGATTTGAGGGCGATCGCTCTTAACTTACAGTCAGGTTGGGTAACTGCCTTCAAATAAATTCGAGTTGGAGAAGAGTGAAATCAACGAATGAATCCTCACTTTGAAGCGCAAAGCTGCCTTCTAACTTATATCGTCCTACTGGGTTTCTACCTTGTAGTCGATGAAGTAGTAGAAAGACGCAATTATGGTGATAGCAAACCGAAACTTTTTTGTACTCTATAATCAGTCGTGCTGATTGGTTGTAACTGTCCGGATGAGAGTCACTCAACTGTAAAAATTATGGAAGCCCAAATGCAAGAACCGGAATACAAAGAAACCAAGCCCCCAGAAGCAACTATGACAGATATCAACAATCAAACAGGAACCATAACCAAAATCCAGCCCACGGTGGAAACTCAGGATCAATTGCGACAATACGGAGAACAAGTTTCGCGATTTTTGGCGACACTGCCCGAATATGTGGGAAACTTCTTCAATGAGTATAAACAGCCGCTAGTTAGCATTGGTTTAATTTTGGGAGCGATTGTCAGCGTCAAGGTACTCTTGGCAGTATTGGATGCTTTGAATGATATTCCTTTAGTAGCACCTACCTTTGAGTTGATCGGTATTGGATACTCTGCCTGGTTTGTTTACCGCTATTTACTCAAAGCCTCAACTCGTGAAGAGTTAACTAGTGAAATCACCACGCTTAAATCACAAGTTGTCGGCAAAGACGATTAATAATTTAGCACCTACCCTCCAAGGGTAGGGCTAAGGATACAAAGCTTACCTGCGTGGTGTTTGATAGTTTAGCGAATAAATGATGAAGGATAAAGTATAAATTTTTATATACTTTATCCTTCTCTTATCAAAGACTAAAGAGAAAATATTTTATCGTTTAGCCGATCGCTAGCATTACAAAAATTATTGTGGCGAACGCACAATATTTTCCGATTGAATTGGTTGCAGCCTTCCCATTCGCACCAAAGCTTGATGAACCATCGCTGCTACCTCCGCACGGGTAGCTTCTCTGTTGGGAGCAAAAGTGTTTGGATCTGGATAGTTTACCACAAGATTATTTGCTGTAGCAGCCGCTGTCTTGCCAATGGCGTAGTTAGGAATCTCTTTGGCATCTTTGAAGACGCTTAAAGTTTTATCAACCGCAGTAGGTTCTTTCAAATTTAATCCGCTGACAAGGGCAACTAAAACTTGCACTCGCGGAATTTTTTGGTTTGGTTTGAAGGTATTGTCAGGATAACCTTTGAGAAATCCGGTGTTGATAGCTTGCTTAATTGCTGGATTTGCCCAGTAATTTGATGGGATATCGTTAAAAGCGATCGCGTTCGTGGCAAGCTTATTATTGAAAGCTTCTTCTAGTATCGCCGCAAATTCCGCACGAGTTACAGGCTGATTTGGTCTAAAAGAATAATCCGGAAAGCCCTTAATAATCCTACGAGAAGAAAGAACATTAATAAACCGGCTTGCCCAGAAGTCATTAGGCACATCGTTAAATGCAATTGGCGGTGGAATGGTAGACTTTTGCTCAGAAGGAGTCACCACGCGAAATGGTTCTTGAATGTTAGGAGAAGGTGACAATTGCACCTGTGGTGGTGCCGCTGGAGCAACCGGAAATGGCAAAATCAGCGTCGGAATCGCTCCTGGAGATGGAGAGGGATTTAC
Proteins encoded in this window:
- a CDS encoding CAAD domain-containing protein, giving the protein MEAQMQEPEYKETKPPEATMTDINNQTGTITKIQPTVETQDQLRQYGEQVSRFLATLPEYVGNFFNEYKQPLVSIGLILGAIVSVKVLLAVLDALNDIPLVAPTFELIGIGYSAWFVYRYLLKASTREELTSEITTLKSQVVGKDD
- a CDS encoding pentapeptide repeat-containing protein, with the translated sequence MKLKLLAALILATPLFFANVVNAKNPQDLQKLLTTGECVKCNLSGANLSGAHLIGADLREANLEGANLKGANLEGADLTSANLGGANLSSAYLTNVNFKQANLNAANLTKATIHDSNVYQASMNDLNIADADIFYTGIGIGGEDAQIPDWR
- a CDS encoding alpha/beta fold hydrolase, producing MSFIKDSLQHEYITTNGIKLHYVTQGEGPLMLMLHGFPEFWYSWRHQIPEFAAYYKVVALDLRGYNDSDKPKEQSAYVMDEFVKDIKGVIQGLGYEKCVLVGHDWGGAIAWNFAYDYPAMVERLIILNLPHPAKFAQGFRTPQQLLRSSYVFFFQLPLIPELLIQSGDYQLVEMAFKAMAINKSAFTKADIDAYKNAAGKRGALTPMLNYYRNVFQQRLTEPNWGILEVPTLMIWGEKDIALGKELTYGTEAYVRDFQIKYIPNCSHWVQQEQPELVNQYMRDFLYIK
- a CDS encoding S-layer homology domain-containing protein, coding for MTNTPPDPESSQRNALGFDEFIAILVAFATIGAVLFWAFSRRDSGWNFSVLPSPSPTASVAVPPTTQIQPNANSNLNTVPPPAPPATVDQPTLVNPSPSPGAIPTLILPFPVAPAAPPQVQLSPSPNIQEPFRVVTPSEQKSTIPPPIAFNDVPNDFWASRFINVLSSRRIIKGFPDYSFRPNQPVTRAEFAAILEEAFNNKLATNAIAFNDIPSNYWANPAIKQAINTGFLKGYPDNTFKPNQKIPRVQVLVALVSGLNLKEPTAVDKTLSVFKDAKEIPNYAIGKTAAATANNLVVNYPDPNTFAPNREATRAEVAAMVHQALVRMGRLQPIQSENIVRSPQ
- a CDS encoding DUF1206 domain-containing protein, yielding MTQQLTHHTSMWVERLARFGYASKGVVYGTVGLLAAQTAFGTGGRTTDTKGALQTIVNQPFGKFLLLLVAIGLIGFVIWRFVQAIKDPENKGTDAKGLAQRIGYAANGLIYASLALTAVKIILGSGSGGNSNSTEDWTGRLLSQPFGQWLVGTAGAFVIGLGFYQFYIAFSGKFRKELNLTELSNKERQWVMAICRFGLAARGIVFCIIGWFLISAARQSDASAAGGLDEALQTLAQQPYGPWLLGIVALGLVAYGIYMVIQARYRQLITP